In Acetobacteroides hydrogenigenes, a single window of DNA contains:
- a CDS encoding DUF3795 domain-containing protein: MKVISICGVDCTTCGEYGKTCNGCDAIKGKVFWAPYMELDCCPIYRCCKDEKKFEHCGKCSQLPCQLYIDTRDPSYSEEKHLEGVKERVKILKAL, encoded by the coding sequence ATGAAAGTAATTAGTATCTGTGGGGTAGATTGTACTACCTGTGGCGAGTATGGCAAAACCTGCAATGGATGTGATGCCATTAAAGGAAAAGTGTTTTGGGCTCCGTATATGGAATTAGACTGCTGTCCAATATACCGCTGCTGCAAGGATGAAAAGAAGTTTGAGCATTGCGGTAAATGCAGCCAGCTGCCCTGCCAGCTTTACATAGACACCCGCGATCCTTCCTATAGCGAGGAAAAACATCTGGAAGGCGTAAAGGAACGGGTAAAGATTTTGAAGGCGCTGTAG
- a CDS encoding DUF6261 family protein encodes MAKFQTFLRSCLLDSLMGYAQQLDVILVSAKLSELLESNTYQTFRVTLNKMEEGYKQVRKNPYTDMLSEIVLQRSRTFRSIYHVIQSFLYSDDDAERDAAQKLLALFNKYKAEFAKSSYSGASGMVSSFIEDVKQEEYTDAVATLLLTAKLQQLIRNQTEYGEVLLKSIAKDAESNKTVFASSIRKRFMMEMRDVLLFVETRAKESPDSVWSKLNKLIAIHNTKLVKSEALRQAALKKKRESKKNKE; translated from the coding sequence ATGGCCAAATTTCAAACTTTTCTACGGAGCTGCTTGCTCGATTCCCTAATGGGATATGCCCAGCAGCTGGATGTTATTCTAGTATCGGCCAAATTATCCGAGCTGCTCGAATCTAACACCTACCAAACGTTTCGGGTTACGCTAAATAAAATGGAGGAGGGCTATAAGCAGGTTCGGAAGAACCCCTACACCGATATGCTGAGCGAAATTGTACTACAAAGAAGCCGAACATTCAGGTCCATCTACCATGTTATACAGAGCTTCCTCTACTCCGATGATGACGCTGAAAGGGACGCTGCGCAAAAGTTGCTAGCGCTCTTTAACAAGTATAAAGCCGAGTTCGCAAAGAGTAGCTATAGTGGCGCAAGCGGCATGGTTTCGAGCTTTATTGAGGATGTAAAGCAGGAGGAGTACACCGATGCCGTGGCAACGTTGCTGCTAACGGCCAAGCTGCAGCAGCTGATAAGGAACCAGACCGAGTATGGGGAGGTGCTCTTAAAGAGCATCGCTAAAGATGCCGAGAGCAACAAAACTGTTTTCGCCTCCAGCATCCGCAAAAGGTTTATGATGGAGATGCGCGACGTGCTACTCTTTGTAGAGACAAGGGCCAAAGAGTCGCCCGACAGCGTTTGGAGCAAGCTGAATAAGCTAATCGCCATCCACAACACCAAGCTCGTGAAGAGTGAGGCGCTGCGGCAGGCAGCCCTCAAGAAGAAGCGGGAGAGTAAGAAGAATAAGGAGTAG
- a CDS encoding amidophosphoribosyltransferase encodes MSGFFGSISTDDCVADVFYGTDYHSHLGTKRAGLAFLSKQKGFQRSIHSLEDGYFRNKFENDIKNFSGNSGIGVISDTEAQPILVSSHLGRFAVATVSKIVNIAELEAYFLDKHHTFSETSQGAVNATELVAMLIAEGTDFLSGIENVYNKVKGSCSMLVLTDQGLLAARDKLGRTPIIIGKKENGFGAAFETCAFSNLGYEIEKYVGPGEVVRITADGYEQLRKPNAKMQVCSFLWVYYGYPPSFYEGINVDETRYRCGAALAKNNPVEADFVAGIPDSGIGHAMGYSHATGIPLKRPYSKYTPTWPRSFMPQNQNMRDLVAKMKLIPNKSVISGKRGIFLDDSIVRGTQLKDNVVDLHDAGIKEVNMRIACPPLTYPCEFLNFSSSRSSLALATHRAVRDLENREGVDMKEYSDCNSEKYAAMVDKIREELGLTTLTFQNLDDLVEAIGLPKEKLCTHCWDGSSYFE; translated from the coding sequence ATGAGTGGCTTTTTTGGCAGCATATCTACGGACGATTGCGTGGCAGATGTATTCTACGGTACCGACTACCATTCGCACCTAGGAACGAAAAGGGCGGGGCTAGCCTTTTTATCGAAGCAAAAGGGATTTCAGAGGTCGATTCACAGCCTAGAGGATGGGTACTTCCGCAATAAGTTCGAGAACGACATTAAGAACTTCTCGGGGAATAGCGGAATTGGGGTAATCAGCGATACCGAGGCTCAACCCATTCTGGTTAGCTCGCACCTTGGGCGCTTTGCCGTTGCAACCGTTAGTAAAATTGTAAACATTGCCGAGCTAGAGGCCTACTTCCTCGACAAGCACCACACCTTTTCGGAAACAAGCCAGGGCGCAGTTAACGCCACCGAGCTGGTTGCCATGCTAATTGCCGAAGGAACCGATTTCCTTTCGGGGATTGAAAACGTATACAACAAGGTGAAGGGCTCTTGCTCGATGCTGGTACTAACCGACCAGGGTCTTCTTGCCGCTCGCGATAAGCTGGGCCGTACGCCTATTATTATTGGTAAGAAGGAGAACGGCTTCGGTGCGGCATTCGAGACCTGCGCCTTTTCGAACCTAGGCTACGAAATCGAGAAGTACGTAGGACCGGGTGAAGTTGTACGTATCACCGCCGATGGTTACGAGCAGCTGCGTAAGCCAAACGCTAAGATGCAGGTTTGCTCGTTCCTTTGGGTTTACTACGGATATCCACCATCATTCTACGAAGGAATAAATGTTGATGAAACAAGATACCGCTGTGGGGCTGCCCTTGCAAAGAATAATCCAGTAGAAGCCGACTTCGTTGCTGGCATTCCCGACTCGGGAATTGGTCATGCAATGGGATATAGCCATGCTACCGGAATTCCGTTGAAGCGTCCATACTCTAAGTATACGCCCACATGGCCACGCAGCTTTATGCCACAGAACCAGAACATGCGCGACCTAGTTGCCAAGATGAAGCTGATCCCCAACAAATCGGTTATCAGCGGCAAAAGGGGTATCTTCCTCGACGACTCCATTGTTCGCGGTACGCAGCTAAAGGATAACGTGGTAGACCTGCATGATGCAGGAATTAAGGAGGTAAACATGCGCATCGCCTGTCCTCCCCTAACCTACCCTTGCGAGTTCCTGAACTTCAGCAGCTCTCGCTCCAGCCTCGCCCTCGCTACTCACCGCGCTGTACGCGACCTCGAAAACCGCGAAGGCGTAGATATGAAGGAGTATTCCGACTGCAACAGCGAGAAGTATGCTGCCATGGTCGATAAGATTAGGGAGGAGCTTGGCCTAACCACCCTAACCTTCCAAAATCTCGACGACCTCGTAGAGGCAATCGGCCTTCCCAAGGAGAAACTCTGCACGCACTGTTGGGATGGATCGAGCTACTTCGAGTAG